A genomic stretch from Cellulomonas sp. KRMCY2 includes:
- the sufD gene encoding Fe-S cluster assembly protein SufD: protein MSTDLSTDHSRAVADGAHYHGRGGTPQSSRAARATSFDLADFPVPTGREEEWRFAPINRMAPLFDADGTGLAGTSTQVTVVNAPEVRVEIVGRGDERLGTAGRPGDRTAATAWNSFREATIVTIPAQAVASAATSIRVEGTGPGTEPSAVHLLVHAEPLSEAVVVIDHLGSVALAETVEIVADDGAHLTVVSIHDWAADSVHASAHRIRLGRDATVKHIVVTLGGDVVRVTPDAEFTGEGGEITSLGLYFADAGQHQEHRLFIDHAVPSCRSRVTYKGALQGAGAHTVWVGDVLIQANAEGTDTYELNRNLVLSDGARADSVPNLEIETGLIEGAGHASATGRFDDEQLFYLRSRGIPEGEARRLVVRGFFAELIGQIGVAEIEERLIGAIEVELARSMAELDDVDALDPTVTELPGPVDA, encoded by the coding sequence ATGTCCACCGACCTGTCCACCGACCACAGCCGGGCCGTCGCCGACGGCGCGCACTACCACGGGCGGGGTGGGACGCCGCAGAGCTCGCGCGCGGCCCGCGCGACGTCCTTCGACCTCGCCGACTTCCCGGTGCCCACCGGCCGCGAGGAGGAGTGGCGATTCGCTCCGATCAACCGGATGGCACCGCTGTTCGACGCCGACGGGACCGGACTCGCCGGGACGTCGACGCAGGTCACCGTGGTCAACGCGCCCGAGGTCCGGGTCGAGATCGTCGGCCGGGGCGACGAGCGCCTCGGCACGGCCGGTCGCCCCGGTGACCGCACCGCGGCGACGGCCTGGAACTCGTTCCGCGAGGCGACGATCGTGACGATCCCGGCGCAGGCCGTCGCCTCCGCAGCGACGAGCATCCGGGTCGAGGGCACCGGCCCAGGGACCGAGCCGAGCGCCGTGCACCTGCTGGTCCATGCCGAGCCGCTCAGCGAGGCCGTCGTCGTGATCGACCACCTCGGTTCGGTCGCGCTGGCCGAGACCGTCGAGATCGTCGCGGACGACGGCGCGCACCTGACGGTCGTGAGCATCCACGACTGGGCCGCCGACTCCGTGCACGCCTCCGCGCACCGGATCCGGCTCGGGCGGGACGCGACCGTCAAGCACATCGTCGTCACGCTCGGCGGGGACGTCGTGCGGGTCACCCCCGACGCCGAGTTCACCGGTGAGGGCGGCGAGATCACGTCGCTCGGCCTGTACTTCGCCGATGCGGGCCAGCACCAGGAGCACCGGCTCTTCATCGACCACGCCGTGCCGTCCTGCCGCTCGCGCGTGACGTACAAGGGCGCGCTGCAGGGCGCCGGTGCACACACCGTCTGGGTCGGCGACGTGCTCATCCAGGCCAACGCCGAGGGCACCGACACCTACGAGCTCAACCGCAACCTCGTCCTGTCCGACGGCGCGCGCGCCGACTCGGTCCCCAACCTGGAGATCGAGACCGGGTTGATCGAGGGCGCCGGTCACGCGTCGGCGACCGGCCGGTTCGACGACGAGCAGCTGTTCTACCTCCGGTCGCGGGGGATCCCCGAGGGCGAGGCGCGCCGTCTCGTGGTGCGCGGCTTCTTCGCCGAGCTGATCGGTCAGATCGGCGTCGCTGAGATCGAGGAGCGCCTGATCGGTGCCATCGAGGTCGAGCTCGCGCGGAGCATGGCCGAGCTCGACGACGTCGACGCACTCGACCCGACGGTCACGGAGCTGCCCGGACCGGTCGACGCATGA
- the sufB gene encoding Fe-S cluster assembly protein SufB, translated as MSAPTEPMTQDEAIIASIGGYGYGWHDSDAAGMSAQRGLSESVVRNISALKNEPEWMLAMRLKSLRLFEKKPMPNWGADLSGIDFDNIKYFVRSTEKQATSWEDLPEDIRNTYDRLGIPEAEKQRLVAGVAAQYESEVVYHQIQESLEEQGVIFVDTDTGLREHPEIFEQYFGSIIPPGDNKFAALNTSVWSGGSFVYVPPGVHVDIPLQAYFRINTENMGQFERTLIIADEGSYVHYVEGCTAPVYSSDSLHSAVVEIIVKKNARVRYTTIQNWSNNVYNLVTKRAVAAEGATMEWVDGNIGSKVTMKYPAIYLMGEHAKGETLSIAFAGAGQHQDAGAKMVHAAPHTSSSIISKSVARGGGRTSYRGLVQVLEGAEHSASNVLCDALLVDQISRSDTYPYVDVREDDVSMGHEATVSRVSEDQLFYLMSRGMKETEAMAMIVRGFVEPIARELPMEYALELNRLIELQMEGSVG; from the coding sequence ATGAGCGCACCCACCGAACCGATGACCCAGGACGAGGCGATCATCGCCTCCATCGGGGGCTACGGCTACGGCTGGCACGACTCCGACGCGGCGGGCATGTCGGCGCAGCGCGGCCTGTCGGAGTCCGTCGTCCGCAACATCTCGGCGCTGAAGAACGAGCCCGAGTGGATGCTCGCGATGCGGCTCAAGTCGCTGCGGCTGTTCGAGAAGAAGCCGATGCCGAACTGGGGCGCCGACCTGTCGGGCATCGACTTCGACAACATCAAGTACTTCGTGCGGTCCACCGAGAAGCAGGCCACCAGCTGGGAGGACCTGCCCGAGGACATCAGGAACACGTACGACCGGCTGGGCATCCCCGAGGCGGAGAAGCAGCGCCTGGTCGCCGGCGTCGCCGCGCAGTACGAGTCCGAGGTCGTCTACCACCAGATCCAGGAGAGCCTCGAGGAGCAGGGCGTCATCTTCGTGGACACCGACACGGGTCTGCGTGAGCACCCGGAGATCTTCGAGCAGTACTTCGGCTCGATCATCCCGCCGGGGGACAACAAGTTCGCCGCGCTCAACACCTCGGTGTGGTCGGGCGGCTCGTTCGTCTACGTCCCGCCGGGCGTGCACGTGGACATCCCGCTGCAGGCCTACTTCCGGATCAACACGGAGAACATGGGCCAGTTCGAGCGGACGCTGATCATCGCCGACGAGGGCTCCTACGTGCACTACGTCGAGGGCTGTACCGCGCCGGTGTACTCGAGCGACTCGCTGCACTCGGCGGTCGTGGAGATCATCGTCAAGAAGAACGCCCGGGTCCGGTACACGACCATCCAGAACTGGTCGAACAACGTCTACAACCTGGTGACCAAGCGAGCGGTCGCCGCTGAGGGCGCGACCATGGAGTGGGTCGACGGCAACATCGGGTCCAAGGTCACCATGAAGTACCCGGCCATCTACCTCATGGGCGAGCACGCCAAGGGCGAGACCCTGTCGATCGCCTTCGCCGGGGCGGGCCAGCACCAGGACGCCGGCGCGAAGATGGTGCACGCCGCGCCCCACACGTCGTCGTCGATCATCTCCAAGTCGGTGGCCCGCGGCGGCGGACGCACGTCGTACCGTGGCCTGGTCCAGGTGCTCGAGGGTGCGGAGCACTCCGCGTCGAACGTGCTGTGCGACGCCCTGCTGGTCGACCAGATCTCCCGGTCGGACACCTACCCCTACGTCGACGTCCGCGAGGACGACGTGTCGATGGGGCACGAAGCCACGGTCTCGCGGGTCAGCGAGGACCAGCTCTTCTACCTCATGTCGCGGGGCATGAAGGAGACCGAGGCCATGGCGATGATCGTGCGCGGCTTCGTCGAGCCGATCGCCCGCGAGCTCCCGATGGAGTACGCCCTCGAGCTCAACCGCCTCATCGAGCTGCAGATGGAAGGGTCCGTCGGCTGA
- a CDS encoding winged helix-turn-helix transcriptional regulator, translating to MTTQVHQSALDPSTDHESTTRERILRLVVEDGPVSVVELAQLLDLTAAGVRRHVDALEQDGQITVHAVRVAGQARRGRPARRFVATDRGQAALSNAYSNLAAQVLRFLAQTGGGSAVQDFAAERVQELEDRLSAVVAGAGDDVADRTAALAGALATDGYAATARPVPGGRAVQLCQGHCPVQDVAAQFPQLCEAETQLFSRLLGVHVQRLSTLAGGGHVCTTHVPTTSTPARTAADRPAPAETVEGTR from the coding sequence ATGACCACGCAGGTGCACCAGTCCGCCCTCGACCCCTCGACCGACCACGAGTCGACCACGCGTGAGCGCATCCTGCGGCTCGTCGTGGAGGACGGTCCGGTCTCCGTCGTCGAGCTCGCCCAGCTGCTCGACCTGACCGCCGCCGGTGTGCGCCGGCACGTCGACGCGCTCGAGCAGGACGGTCAGATCACCGTGCACGCCGTGCGGGTCGCCGGCCAGGCGCGCCGCGGCCGCCCGGCGCGGCGGTTCGTCGCCACCGACCGTGGCCAGGCCGCGCTGAGCAACGCCTACTCGAACCTCGCGGCCCAGGTGCTCCGCTTCCTGGCCCAGACCGGTGGCGGGTCTGCCGTGCAGGACTTCGCAGCCGAGCGCGTGCAGGAGCTCGAGGACCGGCTGTCCGCCGTGGTCGCGGGTGCCGGCGACGACGTCGCCGACCGCACGGCAGCACTCGCGGGCGCCCTGGCGACAGACGGCTACGCGGCGACCGCCAGGCCCGTCCCGGGCGGTCGAGCGGTCCAGCTGTGCCAGGGGCACTGCCCCGTGCAGGATGTCGCCGCGCAGTTCCCGCAGCTGTGCGAGGCGGAGACCCAGCTCTTCTCCAGGCTCCTGGGCGTGCACGTCCAGCGCCTGTCGACCTTGGCCGGTGGCGGCCATGTCTGCACGACCCACGTACCGACGACCAGCACCCCTGCTCGAACCGCAGCCGACCGTCCCGCACCAGCAGAGACCGTGGAGGGAACACGATGA
- a CDS encoding ABC transporter ATP-binding protein: MPLATTDASAPDPQHAVVVSGLVKRYAGRDAVAGLDLIAPSGAVTAVLGPNGAGKTTTIECCEGLRRPDGGTVRVLGSDPAHQARSLRPRVGVMLQDGGLPSTVPAAEALRHVAAMYANPRDIGELTERLGLGSFATTQVRRLSGGQSRRLALATAVVGRPELVFLDEPSTGMDPQARLAVWDLVGDLRSEGTTIVLTTHQMAEAEELADHVVVVDHGRAIAAGTTAEVVGDAGTVRLTVQPTSSAAARVPDDALAADLAARLVAARPAHGAGPARVTATAVGGTLEVHASADPALVHLLTGWALDAGFLITSLSTGRRTLEDVFLDLTGRSLR, translated from the coding sequence GTGCCCCTTGCGACGACCGATGCCTCTGCGCCCGATCCGCAGCACGCCGTGGTGGTCAGCGGACTCGTCAAGCGGTACGCGGGGCGGGACGCCGTCGCCGGCCTGGACCTGATCGCCCCGAGCGGTGCGGTCACCGCCGTGCTCGGACCCAACGGAGCCGGCAAGACGACGACGATCGAGTGCTGCGAGGGGCTCCGGCGGCCCGACGGCGGCACGGTGCGGGTCCTGGGCAGCGACCCCGCGCACCAGGCCCGCAGCCTGCGCCCGCGCGTCGGCGTCATGCTGCAGGACGGCGGCCTGCCGAGCACCGTCCCGGCCGCCGAGGCCCTGCGTCATGTCGCGGCGATGTACGCGAACCCGCGCGACATCGGTGAGCTCACCGAGCGGCTCGGCCTCGGCAGCTTCGCCACGACCCAGGTGCGCCGGCTGTCGGGCGGCCAGAGCAGGCGCCTCGCCCTGGCCACCGCCGTCGTCGGACGCCCGGAGCTGGTATTCCTCGACGAACCCAGCACCGGGATGGACCCCCAGGCGCGGCTGGCCGTCTGGGACCTGGTCGGGGACCTGCGCAGCGAGGGCACGACGATCGTCCTGACGACGCACCAGATGGCCGAGGCCGAGGAGCTGGCCGACCACGTCGTGGTGGTCGACCACGGCCGGGCCATCGCGGCGGGCACCACGGCCGAGGTCGTCGGAGACGCCGGCACGGTCCGGCTGACGGTGCAGCCCACCTCGTCCGCCGCCGCGCGCGTGCCGGACGACGCCCTGGCCGCAGACCTCGCGGCGCGCCTCGTCGCGGCCCGCCCGGCGCACGGCGCAGGCCCGGCACGCGTGACGGCGACGGCCGTCGGCGGCACGCTCGAGGTGCACGCCTCGGCAGATCCGGCTCTGGTCCACCTCCTGACCGGATGGGCGCTGGACGCCGGCTTCCTGATCACGTCTTTGTCCACCGGCCGGCGAACGCTCGAGGACGTCTTCCTCGACCTGACCGGGCGGAGCCTGCGATGA
- a CDS encoding ABC transporter permease, translating to MTAPTGPTGLNGPTGPTAPTPSRVAGSGRGAAPLHRRVAAQAGFEMRTVLRNGEQLVITLVLPVLLLVVLTRTTFIDLGTDDRVGLVAPGILALAVMSTAFTSQAIATGFDRRNGVLRLLATTPLGRGGLLAGKIVAILALEALQMTVLVAIAVGLGWRPSPAGVPAALLVLLLGTAAFTAFALLIAGTLRAEAVLAVANLVWVLLLAGGGVLLPADLLPGPLADLAVLLPSGALGEGLRTALSGGALEMIPVAVLAGWAVLLGAAAGRFFRWH from the coding sequence ATGACGGCACCGACCGGCCCGACGGGGCTGAACGGACCGACCGGGCCGACCGCACCGACGCCGTCGCGGGTCGCCGGGTCCGGACGTGGCGCGGCACCGTTGCACCGACGGGTCGCGGCCCAGGCCGGCTTCGAGATGCGCACCGTGCTGCGCAACGGTGAGCAGCTCGTCATCACGCTCGTGCTCCCCGTGCTCCTGCTCGTCGTCCTCACCCGGACGACGTTCATCGACCTGGGCACGGACGACCGGGTCGGCCTGGTGGCCCCCGGCATCCTGGCCCTCGCCGTCATGTCGACAGCCTTCACGTCCCAGGCGATCGCTACCGGGTTCGACCGCCGCAACGGCGTCCTGCGCCTCCTGGCGACCACGCCGCTCGGCCGTGGCGGTCTGCTCGCCGGCAAGATCGTGGCCATCCTCGCGCTCGAGGCGCTGCAGATGACGGTCCTCGTCGCGATCGCCGTCGGCCTCGGTTGGCGCCCGTCGCCGGCGGGGGTGCCGGCCGCCCTGCTCGTCCTGCTGCTGGGCACCGCAGCCTTCACGGCCTTCGCGCTGCTGATCGCCGGGACCTTGCGTGCCGAGGCCGTGCTCGCGGTCGCGAACCTCGTCTGGGTGCTGCTCCTCGCCGGCGGTGGGGTCCTGCTGCCGGCGGACCTCCTGCCCGGACCGCTGGCCGACCTCGCCGTGCTGCTGCCGTCCGGTGCGCTCGGTGAAGGGCTGCGCACAGCGCTGTCCGGCGGGGCACTCGAGATGATCCCGGTCGCGGTGCTCGCCGGCTGGGCGGTCCTGCTCGGGGCAGCCGCCGGGCGGTTCTTCCGCTGGCACTGA
- a CDS encoding heme A synthase produces MNSTTAPAAPDAPVEPAGLRPQHRPRRTPTAPWARRILWANLVAQIVIVVTGGVVRLTGSGLGCSTWPQCEPGQFAPALREASAWHPYIEFGNRTLTGVLAVLALAAAWVAWRRRDRALPYRLLGLVPLVGVVVQAVIGGLTVLVDLHPALVGSHFLISMVLVAASTALLVRHGESDAPAVPALGRRTTALAGALLPLGALVLALGVVVTGSGPHSGDEDAAYRFALDPAEISGLHSASVWLFLGVLTALAVVVHRSGSAARVRRGVHLLLAVTLAQGVLGYVQYLTGLPEALVALHMLGASLLTATLVVQQMTLRTREPRPVPGTAGDR; encoded by the coding sequence GTGAACAGCACCACCGCACCTGCAGCCCCCGACGCCCCGGTCGAACCGGCCGGCCTGCGACCTCAGCACCGACCCCGACGGACGCCGACGGCCCCCTGGGCCCGCCGGATCCTGTGGGCGAACCTCGTCGCGCAGATCGTGATCGTGGTCACCGGCGGTGTCGTGCGGCTGACCGGCTCGGGACTCGGCTGCTCGACCTGGCCCCAGTGCGAGCCGGGACAGTTCGCACCGGCTCTGCGCGAGGCGTCGGCCTGGCACCCGTACATCGAGTTCGGCAACCGGACCCTGACGGGTGTGCTCGCCGTCCTCGCCCTCGCCGCCGCGTGGGTCGCCTGGCGCCGGCGTGACCGGGCCCTGCCCTACCGGCTCCTGGGACTCGTCCCGCTGGTCGGCGTCGTGGTTCAGGCCGTCATCGGCGGGCTGACCGTGCTCGTCGACCTGCACCCTGCCCTGGTCGGCAGCCACTTCCTGATCTCGATGGTGCTCGTCGCGGCCTCGACAGCACTCCTGGTGCGGCACGGCGAGAGCGACGCGCCCGCCGTGCCGGCGCTCGGACGCCGGACCACTGCCCTGGCCGGGGCACTGCTCCCCCTCGGCGCACTGGTCCTGGCGCTCGGCGTGGTCGTGACCGGTTCGGGTCCGCACTCGGGAGACGAGGACGCTGCCTACCGCTTCGCGCTCGACCCGGCCGAGATCTCCGGCCTGCACTCGGCGTCCGTGTGGCTCTTCCTCGGCGTCCTGACCGCGCTGGCCGTCGTCGTGCACCGCAGCGGGTCCGCCGCACGCGTGCGGCGTGGTGTCCACCTGCTCCTCGCGGTGACGCTCGCCCAGGGTGTGCTCGGCTACGTCCAGTACCTCACCGGGCTGCCTGAAGCTCTGGTGGCGCTGCACATGCTCGGGGCGTCGCTGCTGACCGCCACGCTCGTCGTCCAGCAGATGACCCTGCGCACGCGTGAGCCGCGACCCGTCCCCGGTACGGCCGGCGACCGCTGA
- a CDS encoding NUDIX hydrolase → MAVADAPATRQVLGTELLHDGMIWDVVRDTVDLGGSGTVRREYVRHPGAVAVIALDDEDRVLLLRQYRHPVRQELWEPPAGLLDVPGEDLQVAAARELAEEADLVARSWWVLADYFTSPGGSDEALRIFLARDLSPVADHARHVREAEERDIVPRWVPLDEAVEAVLRGSLRNPSTVVGVLAAQVSRSRGWAGLQAAAGR, encoded by the coding sequence ATGGCGGTCGCCGATGCGCCGGCCACGCGTCAGGTGCTCGGCACGGAGCTCCTGCACGACGGGATGATCTGGGACGTCGTGCGCGACACCGTCGACCTGGGCGGGTCGGGCACCGTCCGCAGGGAGTACGTGCGTCACCCGGGGGCCGTCGCGGTGATCGCGCTGGACGACGAGGACCGCGTCCTGCTGCTCCGTCAGTACCGGCACCCCGTCCGGCAGGAGCTCTGGGAACCGCCGGCCGGGCTGCTCGACGTCCCGGGGGAGGACCTCCAGGTCGCCGCCGCACGCGAGCTGGCTGAGGAGGCCGATCTGGTCGCCCGCTCGTGGTGGGTGCTCGCGGACTACTTCACCAGCCCGGGTGGCAGCGACGAGGCCCTGCGGATCTTCCTCGCACGAGACCTCTCGCCCGTCGCGGACCACGCCCGGCACGTCCGCGAGGCCGAGGAGCGTGACATCGTGCCGCGCTGGGTGCCGCTCGACGAGGCCGTCGAGGCCGTGCTCAGGGGGTCGCTGCGCAACCCCTCGACAGTCGTGGGGGTCCTGGCGGCCCAGGTCAGCAGGTCCCGCGGCTGGGCGGGGCTGCAGGCGGCCGCCGGCCGCTAG
- a CDS encoding CTP synthase produces MAERANRLPGRSDTTTRHIFVTGGVASSLGKGLTASSLGRLLRSRGLRVTMQKLDPYLNVDPGTMNPFQHGEVFVTDDGAETDLDIGHYERFLDVPLSAQANVTTGQIYSTVIAKERRGEYLGDTVQVIPHITDEIKSRMRAQAGAEVDVIITEIGGTVGDIESQPFLEAARQVRHDLGRDNVFFLHVSLVPYIGPSGELKTKPTQHSVAALRSIGIQPDALVLRADRPVPDGTKRKIALFCDVDLEAVVTCVDAPSIYDIPRVLHSEGLDAYVVRRLQLPFRDVDWTAWEKVTHAVHQPTHHVEVAMVGKYIDLPDAYLSVSEALRAGGFANDTKVDIRWIASDHCSTPDGAERALAGVDAILVPGGFGVRGIEGKVGALTWARTRGVPTLGICLGLQVMVMEYARSVLGLEGASSSEFDPGTEHPVIATMAEQLAIVGGDGDMGGTMRLGSYDAVLTPGSVVAKTYGTERVSERHRHRYEVNNAYRSRLEEAGLVISGVSPDTSLVEFVELPSDVHPYYVGTQAHPEFQSRPTRAHPLFAGLIAAALEHRRGEG; encoded by the coding sequence GTGGCAGAGCGCGCAAATCGACTCCCCGGGCGGTCGGATACTACGACCCGGCACATCTTCGTCACCGGAGGCGTCGCCTCCTCACTCGGCAAGGGCCTGACGGCCTCCAGTCTCGGTCGACTTCTCCGGTCTCGTGGCCTTCGGGTCACGATGCAGAAGCTCGACCCCTACCTCAACGTCGATCCCGGCACGATGAACCCGTTCCAGCACGGTGAGGTCTTCGTCACCGACGACGGCGCCGAGACCGATCTGGACATCGGGCACTACGAGCGGTTCCTCGACGTCCCGCTGAGCGCTCAGGCGAACGTCACGACCGGTCAGATCTACTCGACAGTGATCGCCAAGGAGCGTCGCGGGGAGTACCTGGGCGACACCGTGCAGGTCATCCCGCACATCACCGACGAGATCAAGTCGAGGATGCGGGCCCAGGCCGGCGCCGAGGTCGACGTGATCATCACCGAGATCGGTGGCACCGTCGGCGACATCGAGTCCCAGCCCTTCCTGGAGGCGGCCCGCCAGGTCCGCCACGACCTCGGCCGTGACAACGTCTTCTTCCTGCACGTCTCGCTCGTGCCGTACATCGGGCCGAGCGGTGAGCTCAAGACCAAGCCCACCCAGCACTCCGTGGCCGCACTGCGGTCGATCGGCATCCAGCCCGACGCCCTCGTCCTGCGCGCCGACCGTCCGGTCCCGGACGGGACCAAGCGGAAGATCGCGCTGTTCTGCGACGTCGACCTCGAGGCTGTCGTGACGTGCGTCGACGCGCCGAGCATCTACGACATCCCGCGGGTCCTGCACTCCGAGGGCCTCGACGCCTACGTCGTGCGCCGGCTGCAGCTGCCGTTCCGGGACGTCGACTGGACCGCGTGGGAGAAGGTCACGCATGCGGTGCACCAGCCGACGCACCACGTCGAGGTCGCCATGGTCGGCAAGTACATCGACCTGCCGGACGCGTACCTGTCCGTCAGCGAGGCGCTGCGCGCGGGTGGTTTCGCCAACGACACCAAGGTCGACATCCGCTGGATCGCCTCCGACCACTGCTCGACACCGGACGGCGCCGAGCGGGCGCTCGCCGGGGTCGACGCCATCCTGGTGCCCGGTGGCTTCGGGGTCCGTGGGATCGAGGGCAAGGTGGGTGCCCTGACCTGGGCGCGCACGAGAGGCGTCCCGACGCTGGGGATCTGCCTGGGCCTGCAGGTCATGGTCATGGAGTACGCGCGCTCGGTCCTCGGTCTCGAGGGCGCGTCGTCCTCCGAGTTCGACCCGGGCACCGAGCACCCGGTGATCGCGACCATGGCCGAGCAGCTGGCGATCGTCGGCGGTGACGGTGACATGGGCGGGACCATGCGCCTCGGCTCCTACGACGCCGTCCTGACGCCCGGTTCGGTCGTGGCCAAGACGTACGGCACCGAGCGGGTCTCCGAGCGTCACCGACACCGCTACGAGGTCAACAACGCCTACCGGAGCCGGCTGGAGGAGGCCGGACTGGTCATCTCCGGTGTCTCACCCGACACCTCGCTCGTCGAGTTCGTCGAGCTGCCGTCCGACGTCCACCCGTACTACGTCGGTACCCAGGCGCACCCCGAGTTCCAGTCCCGGCCGACCCGGGCCCACCCGCTGTTCGCCGGCCTGATCGCCGCGGCGCTCGAGCATCGGCGCGGCGAGGGCTGA
- the murJ gene encoding murein biosynthesis integral membrane protein MurJ, which produces MTSRARSVVAGLAGAAAMIAAVTVASRVVGFVRWLAMANQVGPNSLGDAYSSANTLPNVLFEVAAGGALASAVVPLLALPLARALRRDVDRTASALLGWALVVLVPLAVAVAVLARPLVGLFMRGATEAELDVAATFLAVFAPQIPLYGVGLVLTGVLQAHRRFLAPALAPLLNSLVVIGVFMAFGQMVPGSKDDPSTIPTTAIALLGWGTTAGVAVMSLPLLWPVHRVGVSLRPTLRFPDGVAARARSLAMAGLGALVAQQVSVLVTLALANRHGQDGTFPVFQYTQAVYLLPYAVLAYPLATATLPRLAEHAARKDVRRFASLASATTRTVLVVSALGAAALVAVAPAIEQVFVRVADGDVTGMGDALTAMAPGLLGFGLILHLSRALYALDRGRAAVSATAAGWFVVAAVSWALVPLLTAGQRDQVATLRGLAVASSIGMTVAGAGLLLGLVRAAGRGAVDGLARTAATLVLGGAAGALAGRACVLALVEDGMASALLGGVVGALVCVVIVLATAWVLDRSIVRALVEPPAPAVTSEGRDRDDSTVG; this is translated from the coding sequence GTGACCTCGCGCGCGCGGTCGGTCGTCGCCGGGCTGGCCGGCGCTGCCGCCATGATCGCGGCGGTCACGGTCGCCAGCCGCGTGGTCGGCTTCGTCCGCTGGCTCGCGATGGCGAACCAGGTGGGGCCGAACAGTCTCGGTGACGCGTACTCGTCGGCGAACACCCTGCCGAACGTCCTCTTCGAGGTGGCGGCCGGTGGCGCGCTGGCCAGCGCGGTCGTCCCGCTGCTGGCCCTGCCGCTCGCTCGTGCCCTGCGTCGGGACGTGGACCGGACCGCCTCCGCGCTGCTCGGCTGGGCGCTGGTGGTGCTCGTCCCGCTCGCCGTGGCCGTCGCGGTGCTCGCCCGGCCTCTGGTCGGTCTGTTCATGCGGGGCGCGACCGAGGCGGAGCTGGACGTCGCCGCGACGTTCCTCGCCGTCTTCGCCCCGCAGATCCCGCTGTACGGGGTCGGGCTGGTCCTGACCGGTGTCCTCCAGGCGCACCGACGATTCCTCGCCCCGGCGCTGGCCCCGCTGCTCAACAGCCTCGTCGTCATCGGGGTCTTCATGGCCTTCGGTCAGATGGTTCCGGGGTCCAAGGACGACCCGTCGACCATCCCGACGACTGCGATCGCGCTGCTCGGCTGGGGCACCACCGCCGGGGTCGCGGTGATGAGCCTCCCGTTGCTGTGGCCGGTGCACCGGGTCGGCGTCAGCCTGCGACCCACCCTGCGGTTCCCGGACGGCGTCGCCGCGCGGGCGCGGAGCCTCGCGATGGCGGGCCTGGGAGCCCTGGTCGCCCAGCAGGTCAGCGTCCTGGTCACCCTTGCCCTGGCCAACCGGCACGGCCAGGACGGGACGTTCCCCGTCTTCCAGTACACCCAGGCCGTGTACCTCCTGCCGTACGCCGTCCTGGCCTACCCGCTGGCGACGGCGACCCTGCCGCGTCTGGCCGAGCATGCCGCGCGGAAGGACGTCCGCCGATTCGCGTCACTCGCCTCGGCGACGACCCGGACGGTCCTTGTCGTGTCAGCGCTCGGTGCCGCGGCTCTGGTCGCCGTCGCACCCGCGATCGAGCAGGTCTTCGTGCGGGTCGCCGACGGTGACGTCACGGGGATGGGCGATGCCCTCACGGCGATGGCACCGGGTCTCCTCGGCTTCGGCCTGATCCTGCACCTGTCGCGGGCGCTGTACGCCCTGGACCGCGGGCGCGCGGCGGTCTCGGCCACCGCCGCGGGCTGGTTCGTCGTCGCCGCGGTGTCCTGGGCCCTGGTGCCCCTGCTCACGGCCGGGCAGCGGGACCAGGTCGCGACCCTGCGCGGCCTCGCGGTCGCCAGCAGCATCGGGATGACTGTCGCGGGGGCCGGTCTGCTGCTGGGCCTTGTCCGGGCTGCCGGGCGCGGAGCGGTCGACGGGCTGGCCCGCACGGCGGCCACCCTGGTCCTCGGCGGTGCCGCGGGGGCCTTGGCCGGTCGGGCCTGCGTCCTGGCGCTCGTCGAGGACGGCATGGCGTCGGCCCTCCTCGGCGGCGTCGTCGGCGCGCTGGTGTGCGTCGTCATCGTGCTCGCCACCGCGTGGGTGCTGGACCGCAGCATCGTGCGCGCACTGGTCGAACCACCCGCCCCGGCCGTCACGTCGGAGGGTCGGGACCGGGACGACTCCACAGTCGGGTAG